Proteins found in one Mucilaginibacter gracilis genomic segment:
- a CDS encoding TIGR01212 family radical SAM protein (This family includes YhcC from E. coli K-12, an uncharacterized radical SAM protein.), with the protein MQNELTATLPGLKGYNNYGAWLREKYNGQRVFKVIVDGGFTCPNRDGSKGFGGCTYCNVDSFTPSVSRDNPSIREQVIKGMERARKGNKADKFIIYFQPNTNTYAPTHYLKMLYDEALSIEPENIVGLSVGTRPDCIDMEKIALLESYTDRFDVDLEMGMESIYNDTLGQINRGCTHDELIKALAMLQNSKLDVCVHTIFGFPWETNEMMLAYADEINRFPQIKFVKFHHLHIVEGSIMGVKYKREPFKLFSLPDYADFLCQLLPLVRPDIVIQRLFGLSDRELLIAPNWDLKKSEIQHFIDETIRKRGIIQGSALL; encoded by the coding sequence ATGCAAAACGAATTAACAGCAACACTGCCAGGGCTTAAGGGTTATAACAATTACGGGGCATGGTTGCGCGAAAAATATAACGGTCAGCGTGTTTTTAAAGTGATAGTTGATGGCGGTTTTACCTGCCCCAACCGCGATGGCTCCAAAGGCTTTGGCGGCTGCACCTATTGCAATGTCGATTCGTTTACACCATCCGTATCGCGTGATAATCCCTCTATCCGCGAGCAGGTTATCAAAGGTATGGAGCGTGCGCGCAAGGGTAACAAAGCCGATAAATTTATCATCTACTTTCAGCCCAATACCAATACCTATGCGCCAACGCATTATTTAAAAATGCTGTATGACGAAGCCCTGAGCATTGAACCCGAAAACATTGTAGGCCTATCCGTAGGTACCCGGCCCGATTGTATCGATATGGAAAAGATAGCTTTGTTAGAAAGCTATACCGACCGCTTTGATGTTGACCTTGAAATGGGTATGGAATCTATCTACAACGATACCCTGGGGCAAATAAACCGCGGCTGCACGCACGACGAATTGATTAAGGCACTTGCCATGCTGCAAAACTCAAAGCTTGATGTTTGTGTGCATACCATCTTCGGCTTCCCATGGGAAACCAACGAGATGATGCTGGCTTACGCCGACGAGATTAACCGCTTTCCGCAAATTAAATTTGTAAAATTTCACCACCTGCATATTGTAGAAGGCTCCATTATGGGTGTTAAATACAAGCGCGAGCCGTTTAAGCTATTCAGCTTGCCCGATTATGCCGATTTTTTGTGCCAACTGCTCCCGCTGGTAAGGCCCGATATCGTTATCCAGCGTTTGTTCGGCCTGTCAGATCGTGAACTGCTCATCGCACCAAACTGGGATCTCAAAAAATCAGAAATTCAGCATTTTATCGACGAAACCATCCGCAAAAGGGGCATTATACAAGGGTCGGCATTATTATAG
- a CDS encoding acyltransferase family protein translates to MSQKTLQNYIPALTGVRAMAAYLVFISHFGYIFDDYLPQSVQKFLREFHIGVTIFFVLSGFLIAFRYYDNFSLSKLWFKKYLKNRVARIYPMYAILTSGAFVYYAFTHQQAIVEGLQPVVAFIMNIVFLRGFFDDLKFTGIAQGWSLTVEECFYFSAPFMFYFAKKYGKAWLQPFVITGTGALLVLIFSHINFYGFFGNFTFMMLFTFLGRCFEFFSGMLLALYVRKKGLTRTNNFKFTYLGFALIFACVWLMSVLPILPGNSFGQQHPLGIITNNYLLAIAITVFFYGLITEDGTILKGILSNKFVELLGKSSYIFYLIHLGYMYNMLNTGVNWLNDAVFNLYDKWGVDWVSPFQNEQLNLLYLFITLNGIAILLFKNIEEPLNHYIRQSDFLVKNTPRNLESEAALINR, encoded by the coding sequence TTGTCACAAAAAACCCTGCAAAACTATATTCCGGCTTTAACAGGTGTACGTGCAATGGCTGCATACCTGGTGTTTATATCCCATTTCGGGTATATTTTTGATGATTATCTTCCCCAAAGTGTGCAAAAATTTTTACGCGAGTTCCACATCGGCGTAACCATCTTCTTTGTTTTATCCGGTTTTTTAATCGCTTTCCGTTACTACGATAATTTTTCGCTTAGTAAATTATGGTTTAAAAAATACCTTAAAAATAGGGTGGCCCGCATTTACCCCATGTATGCCATTTTAACCAGCGGTGCCTTTGTTTATTACGCTTTTACCCATCAGCAAGCCATTGTTGAAGGTTTACAACCCGTTGTTGCCTTTATCATGAACATTGTTTTTTTACGGGGTTTTTTTGATGACTTAAAGTTTACCGGCATAGCCCAGGGCTGGTCGCTCACGGTGGAAGAATGCTTTTATTTCTCGGCGCCTTTTATGTTTTACTTTGCCAAAAAGTATGGCAAGGCCTGGCTGCAGCCTTTTGTTATAACAGGCACCGGGGCATTGCTGGTGTTAATATTTAGCCATATTAATTTTTACGGCTTTTTTGGCAACTTTACTTTCATGATGCTCTTTACCTTTTTAGGGCGTTGCTTCGAGTTTTTTTCGGGTATGCTACTGGCCTTGTATGTTCGCAAAAAAGGCTTAACCCGTACTAATAACTTTAAATTTACCTATCTGGGTTTTGCATTAATATTTGCTTGCGTATGGCTCATGTCGGTACTGCCTATACTGCCGGGTAATTCTTTCGGGCAGCAGCATCCGCTGGGTATCATCACCAACAACTATTTGCTGGCCATAGCCATTACTGTTTTCTTTTACGGCTTAATTACCGAAGACGGTACAATTTTAAAAGGCATACTATCCAATAAATTTGTTGAGCTATTGGGCAAAAGCTCCTACATATTTTACCTCATTCATTTGGGCTACATGTATAACATGCTCAATACTGGCGTTAACTGGCTTAACGATGCCGTTTTTAACCTTTACGATAAATGGGGCGTTGATTGGGTGTCGCCATTTCAAAACGAACAACTTAATTTACTATATCTCTTTATTACGTTAAACGGTATAGCTATATTGCTATTCAAAAATATTGAAGAGCCGCTTAATCATTACATACGTCAGTCGGACTTTTTAGTAAAAAATACGCCGCGCAATTTAGAAAGCGAAGCAGCATTAATTAACCGATGA
- a CDS encoding acyltransferase family protein, translating into MIQKVVKNYIPELTGLRALAAFLVFIHHFSYIISAGCPIAVQHYLREFNIGLPVFFALAGFSIAYRYYDKFSLTTKWFRPYLINRMARIYPMYFLLTIVSFIYYYYYSGPKSIAGSSGHPIAVLLLNLTFIRGFFDDFKFTGVGQGWSLTINMCFYVFAPFIFFVIKKWKFSYSQPIAFTAFGVLLVLIFRNFNWYGFFGNFTYMMLYSFFGRCLELFGGVWVAIYIRKNGFGRTNNIKFTYIGIAGILACVYVLSRLPVLPGKEYSLQSAYGILTNNYFVGPSTLLFLFGLLTEETLVKKLLSTKLFNILGKSSYVLYLIHLGLINDQLHKAANYLNDRVFELYDKWGIDWVSPLQNDKVNLLLIFIVLNLIAVFLYRFIEEPLNQYIRVSYKGVAEKKVIVQ; encoded by the coding sequence ATGATACAAAAAGTAGTTAAAAATTACATTCCCGAACTTACCGGATTACGTGCTTTAGCCGCTTTTTTAGTTTTTATACACCATTTTTCTTACATAATAAGTGCCGGCTGCCCCATTGCAGTGCAGCATTATCTCAGAGAGTTTAATATTGGTCTGCCGGTATTTTTCGCTCTGGCAGGGTTTTCCATCGCTTACCGCTATTACGATAAGTTTTCGTTAACTACAAAATGGTTTAGGCCCTATCTCATCAACCGGATGGCACGCATCTATCCCATGTATTTTTTATTAACCATAGTATCGTTCATCTACTATTATTATTACTCGGGCCCCAAAAGCATAGCTGGCAGCAGTGGGCACCCAATTGCGGTATTACTGCTCAATTTAACCTTTATCCGTGGTTTTTTCGACGATTTTAAATTTACCGGCGTAGGGCAGGGGTGGTCATTAACTATCAACATGTGCTTTTATGTATTTGCCCCTTTTATATTTTTTGTAATAAAAAAGTGGAAATTTAGTTATTCGCAGCCCATTGCATTTACCGCTTTTGGCGTTTTGCTGGTGCTCATATTCCGCAACTTTAACTGGTATGGCTTTTTTGGCAATTTTACCTACATGATGCTTTATTCGTTTTTTGGCCGCTGCCTTGAGCTTTTTGGCGGAGTATGGGTAGCTATTTATATCCGTAAAAACGGTTTCGGGCGCACAAACAACATCAAGTTTACCTATATTGGCATTGCAGGTATTTTGGCCTGCGTATATGTATTATCAAGGCTGCCGGTGTTACCCGGTAAAGAGTATTCACTGCAAAGCGCTTATGGTATTTTAACCAATAACTACTTTGTTGGCCCATCCACTTTATTGTTTTTATTTGGATTGTTAACCGAAGAAACGCTGGTTAAAAAACTACTCTCTACCAAACTTTTTAACATTTTGGGTAAAAGCTCGTATGTGCTGTACCTTATACACCTCGGTTTAATAAACGACCAACTCCATAAAGCCGCTAACTACCTAAACGATAGGGTATTTGAGCTTTACGATAAATGGGGTATAGACTGGGTTTCGCCCTTGCAGAACGATAAGGTTAACTTGCTGCTCATTTTTATTGTGTTAAATTTAATAGCAGTGTTTTTATACAGATTTATTGAAGAACCCCTTAATCAGTACATCCGCGTGAGTTACAAAGGGGTTGCCGAAAAAAAAGTTATTGTACAATAA
- a CDS encoding acetylxylan esterase, whose amino-acid sequence MRHIIFRAVFVIVQLFIGGNLLAQTKNADNASTDTGEVIITQHPLNKAAIFDADTPVVYNLDLKNTYNTPQKGTITYQITTLYNKEIAKKAYPVALDAAETKQVRIEMPSQPTGFYKVNFMINVNDYDDTVRRVFGVDIYKVHSPHPKPLDFDLFWKNAKLELAKIAPNYKVTEMPELEHGNDQIYLIEMKSVENITIRGWLTLPKDRLPTEKLPIYIVFPGYGADLKPIPVVKHFACMSLNVRGLGNSRDVINPDRESFITYNIQNRYKYIYRGAILDCIRMIDFASSRDDFDKTSIYVTGGSMGGFLTLAVASLDDRVTICAADNPSFSDFRSLLQSDHFPMASIQRFAKEHALNMNKILDNLDYFDLRNFVPNLKCKLIVGMGLLDPFVPPYNMMTMYNNIASTNKQLFIYPDLGHEVERSLGNIKGKWVYTNFHMYKRVLALRKEGGADNEGAKENNLADEDGSVTNEKFNTNPVGIEATAGAKNSLFKKDGTIYYDIDLKNNSGTAQKGTVTCEVTTKKGEHLSVTTVAVNLAAQASDQVHMNLPLQKGGYFKAIFILNVAGFKDTLRRSFGIDSEGSGANGAETIGFVDHPGQKESRFGGKKPVFYDVDLKNNFNIQQDVTLACEVKNKADKFVSYTSLAVTLQAGAKKTVRVNMPTPKRGQYIANFIIKTPQFNDTLHRSFSVDTAVTAGATTHTDEDETISMVEHPANKDGVFKTNTPVYYNLDLKNNFGTQQEGKITAQIATMNGDVISVTSFALSLRSKEKKQMRVNLPAQKTGFYRVNFCVNTNDYDDTVRRVYGVDIENIRSPHLKPEGFDDFWATAKAELAAIEPRFKMIERPDLSRGNDQVYVIEMQSIGNLTVRGWLTLPKDRKNKEKFPVYLALPGYGANMKPFHNMPDFAAIALNVRGLGNSNDMLNISREEFLTYNILDKNKYILRGAIMDCVRMVDFIFSRPEFDTKAVYSNGGSMGGYLSLILASLDHRIAVCTAGNPAFSDWRTLVDHNDFPMGSVQRYASENEVKLDKLLDNLDYFDLKNFVSAIKCKTLVGIGLLDVLAPPHTEMPAYNNIQANKKLFIFPNLGHQVGEEFGNFTGKLVFDEFGLF is encoded by the coding sequence ATGAGGCATATTATTTTCCGGGCCGTATTTGTAATTGTGCAGTTATTTATTGGTGGCAATTTATTGGCGCAAACTAAAAACGCCGATAATGCCTCAACCGATACCGGCGAGGTTATTATTACGCAGCACCCGCTAAATAAAGCTGCCATTTTTGATGCCGATACCCCTGTTGTTTATAATCTCGATCTTAAAAACACCTATAACACCCCGCAAAAAGGCACCATAACCTACCAAATAACCACCTTATACAACAAAGAAATTGCTAAAAAGGCCTACCCTGTGGCTTTAGATGCTGCCGAAACCAAGCAAGTGCGTATTGAAATGCCAAGCCAGCCCACAGGCTTTTATAAAGTTAACTTTATGATTAACGTTAACGATTATGACGATACCGTGCGCAGGGTTTTTGGTGTGGATATTTATAAAGTTCATTCGCCGCACCCTAAACCGCTTGATTTTGACCTTTTTTGGAAAAATGCTAAACTCGAATTGGCAAAAATAGCCCCCAATTACAAGGTTACCGAAATGCCCGAATTGGAACACGGCAACGATCAGATTTATCTGATTGAAATGAAATCGGTTGAAAACATCACCATACGCGGATGGCTAACCCTTCCCAAAGATCGCCTCCCTACCGAAAAACTACCCATCTACATCGTATTCCCCGGCTACGGTGCCGATTTAAAACCTATACCCGTTGTTAAGCATTTTGCTTGCATGTCCCTCAATGTGCGTGGCCTGGGTAACAGCCGCGATGTAATTAATCCCGATAGAGAATCTTTTATTACCTATAACATACAAAATAGATACAAATACATATACCGCGGCGCAATATTGGATTGCATCCGGATGATTGATTTTGCCTCCAGCCGCGATGATTTTGATAAAACATCAATTTACGTTACCGGCGGTAGTATGGGCGGCTTTTTAACCCTCGCGGTAGCCAGTCTTGATGATAGGGTAACCATATGCGCTGCCGATAATCCTTCTTTTTCCGATTTTAGGTCGCTCCTCCAGTCCGATCACTTTCCAATGGCCTCTATACAGCGGTTTGCCAAAGAGCACGCGTTGAATATGAACAAGATTTTAGATAATCTTGATTATTTCGACCTTCGCAATTTTGTACCTAACCTTAAATGTAAGCTCATCGTAGGCATGGGTTTGCTCGATCCGTTTGTGCCGCCCTATAACATGATGACGATGTATAACAACATTGCATCAACCAACAAACAACTGTTTATATACCCCGATCTTGGGCACGAGGTTGAGCGCAGCCTGGGCAATATAAAAGGCAAATGGGTTTATACCAATTTTCACATGTACAAGCGCGTACTTGCACTGCGCAAAGAAGGTGGGGCTGATAATGAAGGCGCAAAAGAAAACAACCTGGCCGATGAAGATGGCAGTGTTACCAACGAGAAATTTAATACCAACCCCGTAGGCATAGAAGCTACCGCCGGGGCCAAAAATTCGTTGTTTAAAAAAGACGGTACTATTTATTATGATATCGATTTAAAAAACAACTCGGGCACAGCGCAAAAAGGAACGGTAACCTGCGAGGTAACCACCAAAAAAGGCGAACACCTATCGGTAACCACGGTGGCTGTAAACCTGGCCGCCCAGGCTTCAGATCAGGTTCATATGAACCTGCCCCTACAAAAGGGCGGATATTTTAAGGCGATATTTATACTAAACGTTGCCGGTTTTAAAGATACCCTGAGGCGTTCGTTCGGTATTGATTCCGAAGGATCAGGGGCCAACGGTGCCGAAACTATCGGCTTTGTAGATCATCCGGGTCAGAAGGAATCCAGGTTTGGCGGAAAAAAGCCCGTTTTTTATGACGTGGATCTAAAAAATAACTTCAACATACAGCAGGATGTAACGCTGGCCTGCGAAGTAAAAAACAAGGCCGATAAATTTGTTTCGTACACCTCTTTGGCGGTAACGCTACAGGCCGGCGCAAAAAAAACCGTGCGTGTTAACATGCCAACGCCCAAACGCGGGCAGTATATAGCCAATTTCATCATCAAAACACCGCAGTTTAACGATACTCTGCACCGAAGTTTTAGTGTAGATACCGCCGTAACAGCCGGTGCCACCACCCACACCGATGAAGACGAAACCATAAGCATGGTTGAGCACCCGGCCAATAAAGATGGTGTGTTTAAAACCAACACCCCGGTTTACTACAACCTCGATCTTAAAAATAATTTCGGCACCCAGCAAGAAGGCAAAATAACGGCCCAGATAGCCACCATGAACGGCGACGTTATATCTGTTACCTCTTTTGCTTTAAGCCTGCGCAGTAAAGAGAAAAAGCAAATGCGCGTTAATTTGCCTGCGCAAAAAACTGGTTTTTACCGGGTTAACTTTTGCGTAAATACCAATGATTATGATGATACCGTGCGCCGCGTTTATGGCGTTGATATCGAAAACATACGTTCGCCGCACCTCAAGCCCGAAGGGTTTGACGATTTTTGGGCCACCGCCAAGGCCGAACTTGCTGCCATAGAACCACGTTTTAAAATGATTGAGCGGCCCGATCTTTCTCGCGGTAACGATCAGGTTTATGTTATCGAGATGCAATCGATAGGTAACCTCACCGTGAGGGGATGGTTAACCTTACCTAAAGACCGGAAGAATAAAGAGAAATTTCCGGTTTACCTGGCACTGCCTGGCTATGGTGCTAATATGAAACCGTTTCATAACATGCCCGATTTTGCCGCCATTGCCCTCAACGTGCGCGGCCTGGGTAACAGTAACGACATGCTGAACATCTCCCGCGAGGAGTTTTTAACCTATAACATACTCGACAAAAATAAATACATCCTTCGCGGTGCCATAATGGATTGCGTGCGCATGGTCGATTTTATTTTTAGCCGCCCGGAGTTTGATACCAAAGCAGTCTATTCAAATGGCGGAAGTATGGGCGGCTACCTATCGCTCATATTGGCCAGTTTAGATCATCGTATTGCTGTTTGTACCGCCGGTAACCCCGCATTTAGCGATTGGCGAACCCTGGTAGATCATAACGATTTCCCCATGGGGTCCGTACAGCGCTACGCTTCCGAAAACGAAGTTAAGCTGGATAAACTACTGGATAACCTCGATTATTTCGACTTAAAGAATTTTGTAAGTGCCATAAAATGTAAAACATTGGTTGGCATTGGTTTGCTCGATGTGCTTGCGCCGCCGCATACCGAAATGCCTGCCTATAATAACATACAGGCAAATAAAAAGCTATTTATTTTCCCTAATCTCGGTCACCAGGTGGGCGAAGAATTTGGCAACTTTACCGGCAAATTAGTTTTTGATGAATTCGGACTATTTTAA
- a CDS encoding acetylxylan esterase — translation MGLNNIILVRWVMVSFFRSAFLGVLFMVLLCNTTQLFAQAKTGGEIVIKDFPVSPNAIFGKDTVVSYNFNLKNTYKTRQQGQLSYLITTMHGKLIAKNAIPVNLDPLSSNIIRLDMPGQKTGFYKVNFMFNVNDYDDTVRRVFGVDINHIKSDNPRPLDFDAFWANTKNELAKVPGNFRMTERPDLSSGNDQIYLIEMQSLDNITVRGWLTLPKDRLPGEKLPAYVLLPGYGANLAPLRNVPHFASLTLNVRGQTNSRDVIAPTTKQFITYNIQDKNKYIYRGAIMDCVRLMDFIESRAEIDSKCIFLTGGSMGGYLAMVTASLDKRVSLISANNPTFSDWRTLAGSKQFPMVDIEGYAKQNSLRMETVFKTLDYFDLKNFASNIHCKSTFAMGLLDEFAPPPNEIVAYNKIDFEKLLFIYPNVGHDVDPSLWSFAGKWVYDNFDIYKKVLAQNPLNGETAVQGEDHQLKQADIAMQEEPFVKDAIFKANKKVSYTISLQNNYDTVQAGTVGYEIRTTDNRFVTKEAFPIRLGAKASKKVTLDMPGQNSGFYKVNFTINVTDYDDTIRRVFGVNPEQLKSNTPRPADFDTFWDNTKKELAAIEPNFRMIEQPDLEKDNTDVFLVEMQSLHNLTVRGYLTIRKDRRANQKFPLWILVPGYGITGLKPVFGSPDLAVLSLNVRGEGNSRDVLSPTRVGYLTTSIEDKNKYIYRGCIMDCIRAVDFACSRPEIDSKAIIIAGGSMGGYLSIAAASLDKRIKLCSANNPVYADYRSLSFTGWPMNDVKRYANEHSFDMDNILNNLDYFDLKNFSPRFKTKAMLGISLLDVLAPPQNEYAMINAMPNKNKLFIYPNLGHEVPPSLFSYFTAWITDNLGLF, via the coding sequence ATGGGTTTAAATAATATTATTTTAGTAAGATGGGTAATGGTTAGCTTTTTTCGTTCGGCTTTTTTAGGCGTGTTGTTTATGGTACTGCTTTGTAATACCACGCAATTGTTTGCTCAGGCAAAAACCGGCGGCGAAATTGTTATTAAAGATTTTCCCGTGTCGCCAAATGCCATCTTCGGTAAAGATACCGTCGTGTCTTACAATTTCAATTTAAAAAACACCTACAAAACCAGGCAACAAGGGCAGTTGTCGTACCTCATCACAACCATGCACGGCAAGCTTATTGCTAAAAATGCAATCCCCGTAAACCTCGACCCTTTATCCTCAAACATTATCCGTTTAGATATGCCGGGGCAAAAAACAGGCTTTTATAAGGTGAATTTCATGTTCAACGTTAACGACTACGATGATACCGTGCGCCGTGTTTTTGGTGTAGATATCAACCACATCAAGTCAGACAATCCCCGCCCACTGGATTTTGACGCCTTTTGGGCCAATACCAAAAACGAACTGGCTAAAGTGCCCGGTAATTTCAGGATGACCGAAAGGCCCGATCTGTCGAGCGGTAACGACCAGATTTACTTAATCGAAATGCAATCGCTGGATAATATAACGGTAAGGGGCTGGCTCACCCTACCTAAAGATAGGCTCCCCGGCGAAAAATTACCCGCCTATGTTTTGCTGCCCGGTTACGGTGCTAACCTGGCACCGCTGCGCAATGTGCCTCACTTTGCCAGCCTCACCCTTAACGTGCGGGGGCAAACTAACAGCCGTGATGTTATTGCGCCTACTACCAAGCAGTTTATTACTTATAACATACAGGATAAAAACAAATACATTTATCGTGGCGCGATAATGGATTGTGTGCGTTTGATGGATTTTATTGAGAGCCGCGCCGAAATTGACAGTAAGTGCATTTTTTTAACCGGCGGCAGTATGGGCGGCTACCTGGCAATGGTTACAGCCAGTTTAGATAAACGGGTTAGTTTAATATCAGCAAATAATCCTACTTTTTCCGACTGGCGCACCCTGGCTGGCTCAAAACAGTTCCCCATGGTTGATATTGAGGGCTACGCCAAACAAAACTCCCTCAGGATGGAGACAGTATTTAAAACCCTCGATTATTTCGACCTTAAAAACTTTGCATCCAACATTCACTGCAAAAGCACATTTGCAATGGGCTTGTTAGACGAATTTGCCCCGCCGCCCAACGAAATTGTAGCTTATAACAAAATAGATTTTGAAAAGCTGCTTTTTATTTACCCCAACGTTGGCCACGATGTTGACCCCAGCCTGTGGAGTTTTGCAGGTAAATGGGTATATGATAATTTCGACATCTATAAAAAAGTATTGGCCCAAAATCCCTTAAATGGCGAAACTGCCGTGCAAGGAGAAGACCATCAGCTTAAACAGGCCGATATTGCCATGCAAGAGGAGCCTTTTGTAAAAGATGCAATATTTAAAGCCAATAAAAAGGTATCATACACAATCAGTTTGCAAAACAACTACGATACGGTACAGGCTGGAACCGTGGGGTACGAAATACGTACCACCGATAACCGATTTGTAACAAAAGAAGCATTTCCCATCAGGCTGGGAGCAAAGGCATCAAAAAAGGTAACGCTGGATATGCCGGGCCAAAACTCGGGCTTTTATAAAGTAAATTTTACCATCAACGTTACCGATTACGACGATACCATTAGGCGCGTTTTTGGTGTAAACCCGGAGCAACTTAAATCAAACACCCCCCGTCCGGCAGATTTTGATACGTTTTGGGACAACACTAAAAAAGAACTGGCAGCGATAGAACCCAATTTCAGGATGATTGAGCAGCCCGACTTGGAAAAAGATAATACCGACGTGTTTTTGGTTGAAATGCAATCGTTACATAATTTAACCGTGAGAGGTTACTTAACCATCCGGAAAGACAGGCGGGCAAATCAAAAATTCCCGCTATGGATATTGGTCCCGGGCTATGGTATTACTGGCCTAAAACCGGTTTTCGGTTCGCCTGATCTTGCCGTACTTTCATTAAACGTAAGGGGCGAAGGCAATAGCCGCGATGTGTTGTCACCAACCCGGGTTGGGTATTTAACAACCAGCATTGAGGATAAAAACAAATACATTTACCGTGGTTGCATTATGGATTGCATTCGCGCCGTGGATTTTGCGTGTTCAAGGCCCGAAATTGATTCAAAAGCCATTATCATTGCCGGTGGTAGTATGGGCGGCTACCTATCTATAGCGGCGGCAAGTTTAGATAAACGGATAAAGCTATGTTCGGCCAATAATCCCGTATATGCCGATTACCGGTCATTGAGTTTTACCGGCTGGCCCATGAATGATGTTAAGCGATACGCAAACGAGCATTCGTTTGATATGGATAATATATTAAATAATCTGGATTATTTTGACCTTAAAAATTTTTCGCCCCGGTTTAAAACCAAAGCCATGCTGGGCATAAGCCTGCTTGATGTGCTGGCACCTCCGCAAAACGAATACGCAATGATTAATGCTATGCCTAACAAAAATAAATTGTTTATCTACCCCAACTTAGGGCACGAGGTACCGCCCTCGCTCTTTTCGTATTTTACGGCGTGGATTACAGATAATTTGGGGCTTTTTTAA
- a CDS encoding acetylxylan esterase: MKFKFKIFLLLGMLLLTGYGTRAQFILPENFNKPKAEANTGQKDANDVQGDVFINIKPGARNGVFKNADDIIYNLKVTNNYTVSQQGVLTCFVTTDENQPVYLDSVKVNMGKNSINHYRFKINASQPGFYKIGFAFHLTYYDDTVKRVFGLKPLLLTTETRKPADFDSFWQSTLDTLKTVNPQYKVTLQPALSVNNKKVYLVEMHSWGNAVIRGWLSIPNERDKKIAVKYRLPGYVVKAEHSVDDDDFAVFNINVRGNGNSADAIDTHGEYNLYNLENRDTYVYRSVYMDCVRGLDFLASHADMGLDTAKIMVDGASQGGTLVIALAALDKRVKIVTCEVPLYADFRKALEITKLDPKSQTPVGMIAKYQRTHPNFTNEKLFKVWDYYDPLNFAPMVKCPVLMGIGLLDQFCPPRCSFVLYNQLKNKNNEIWASPDKTHEVDGLYYTYQYLWFQDLLRLP, encoded by the coding sequence GTGAAGTTCAAATTCAAAATATTTTTATTGTTAGGTATGCTGTTGCTAACCGGCTACGGTACGCGGGCGCAGTTTATTTTACCCGAAAACTTTAATAAGCCCAAAGCCGAAGCCAATACCGGGCAAAAAGACGCTAACGATGTACAAGGCGATGTTTTTATCAACATAAAGCCAGGTGCCAGAAATGGCGTTTTTAAAAACGCCGACGATATTATCTACAATTTAAAAGTTACCAATAATTATACCGTAAGCCAGCAAGGTGTTTTAACTTGTTTTGTAACCACCGACGAAAACCAACCCGTATACCTCGATTCGGTTAAGGTTAATATGGGCAAAAACAGTATTAACCACTATCGTTTTAAAATTAACGCTAGCCAGCCGGGCTTCTATAAAATAGGTTTTGCGTTTCATCTCACTTATTATGATGATACCGTTAAGCGTGTTTTTGGCTTAAAACCATTATTACTCACAACAGAAACGCGCAAACCTGCCGATTTTGATTCCTTTTGGCAAAGCACACTCGATACGCTTAAAACCGTCAATCCGCAATATAAGGTAACCTTGCAACCTGCCTTATCAGTTAATAACAAAAAGGTTTACCTGGTAGAAATGCATTCGTGGGGTAACGCCGTTATCCGGGGCTGGTTAAGCATACCTAACGAGCGCGATAAAAAAATTGCGGTAAAATACCGCTTGCCCGGCTATGTAGTTAAAGCCGAACACAGTGTAGACGATGATGATTTTGCCGTTTTCAACATCAACGTGCGCGGCAATGGCAATAGTGCCGATGCTATTGATACCCATGGCGAATACAATTTATATAACCTCGAAAACCGGGATACCTACGTTTACCGGTCGGTTTATATGGATTGTGTACGCGGGCTTGATTTTTTAGCATCACACGCCGATATGGGCCTCGATACTGCTAAAATTATGGTTGATGGCGCCAGCCAGGGCGGAACGCTTGTTATTGCTTTGGCTGCGCTGGATAAGCGCGTTAAGATAGTTACCTGCGAAGTGCCCCTATATGCCGATTTTAGAAAAGCACTCGAAATAACCAAGCTCGACCCAAAATCGCAAACCCCGGTTGGCATGATAGCCAAATACCAACGCACTCATCCTAACTTTACCAACGAAAAACTGTTTAAAGTGTGGGATTATTACGACCCGCTAAATTTTGCGCCAATGGTAAAATGCCCCGTGCTGATGGGCATCGGTCTGCTCGATCAGTTTTGCCCGCCGCGTTGTAGTTTTGTGTTGTATAACCAACTCAAAAACAAAAACAATGAAATATGGGCCAGCCCCGATAAAACGCACGAAGTTGACGGCCTATACTACACCTACCAGTATTTGTGGTTCCAGGATCTGTTGCGATTGCCTTAA